A section of the Candidatus Moraniibacteriota bacterium genome encodes:
- a CDS encoding peptidylprolyl isomerase, giving the protein MSIDPAKKYTAVLHTEKGDIEIELAAAATPITVNNFVFLAREKFYDGVVFHRTIPGFMIQGGDPTGTGAGGPGYRFDDESFSGEYKRGTVAMANAGPDTNGSQFFIMHADYALPPNYVIFGQVMKGLEVVDTIVSAPTQTGGEGSKPVTPVKITSVDIIEK; this is encoded by the coding sequence ATGAGTATCGATCCAGCCAAGAAATATACAGCCGTACTCCACACGGAGAAAGGCGACATCGAAATTGAGCTGGCCGCTGCCGCGACACCGATCACCGTGAACAATTTTGTTTTCCTCGCCCGCGAGAAGTTTTATGACGGTGTCGTCTTCCATCGGACGATTCCCGGGTTCATGATCCAAGGAGGTGATCCGACGGGGACAGGGGCGGGTGGCCCAGGTTATCGCTTCGATGACGAATCATTTTCTGGGGAGTACAAGCGCGGGACAGTCGCGATGGCCAATGCTGGACCGGATACGAATGGAAGCCAGTTCTTCATCATGCATGCTGACTATGCCTTGCCACCAAACTATGTTATTTTCGGCCAGGTCATGAAAGGCCTCGAGGTAGTGGACACGATTGTATCTGCGCCGACTCAGACTGGAGGTGAAGGATCGAAGCCGGTGACTCCGGTGAAGATCACCTCTGTCGATATCATCGAAAAGTAG